In Rattus rattus isolate New Zealand chromosome 9, Rrattus_CSIRO_v1, whole genome shotgun sequence, a genomic segment contains:
- the LOC116909420 gene encoding olfactory receptor 1500-like, giving the protein MTGNNQTLILEFLLLGLPIPSEYHVLFYALFLSMYLTTVLGNLLIIILVQLASHLHTPMYLFLSNLSFSDLCFSSVTIPKLLQNMQSQVPSISYADCLTQLYFFLVFGDMESFLLVVMAYDRYVAICFPLHYTSIMSTKFCASLVLLLWMMTISHALLHTLLTARLSFCEKNVILHFFCDLPALLKLSCSDTYVNELMIFILGGIISIIPFLLIVISYVKIFFSILKASSTQAIHKVFSTCGSHLTVVSLFYGTIIVLYLCPSTNNSTMKETAMALMYTLVTPMLNPFIYSLRNRDMKMALIRVICSKKIFLSW; this is encoded by the coding sequence ATGACTGGAAACAACCAAACTTTGATCTTGGAGTTCCTCCTCCTGGGTCTGCCCATCCCATCAGAGTATCATGTCCTGTTTTATGCCCTGTTCTTGTCCATGTACCTAACCACAGTCCTGGGAAACCTGCTAATCATTATCCTGGTTCAACTGGCTTCCcatctccacacacccatgtacttgtTTCTTAGCAATTTGTCCTTCTCTGATCTCTGCTTTTCCTCCGTCACAATACCAAAATTGCTTCAGAACATGCAGAGCCAAGTGCCATCTATATCCTATGCAGATTGCCTGACACAACTGTACTTCTTTCTGGTTTTTGGAGACATGGAGAGCTTCCTTCTTGTGgtcatggcctatgaccgttatGTGGCGATCTGCTTTCCGTTGCATTACACCAGCATCATGAGCACCAAGTTCTGTGCTTCACTAGTACTACTACTGTGGATGATGACGATATCCCATGCCCTGCTGCATACCCTACTAACAGCTAGATTGTCTTTTTGTGAGAAGAATGTGATTCTCCACTTTTTCTGTGACTTACCAGCTCTTCTGAAATTGTCCTGCTCAGACACTTATGTTAATGAGTTGATGATATTTATCCTGGGAGGGATCATCTCTATTATTCCATTCCTACTCATTGTTATATCCTATGTAAagattttcttctctattcttaAGGCCTCATCTACCCAGGCCATCCACAAGGTCTTTTCCACCTGTGGATCCCATCTGACTGTGGTGTCTCTGTTCTATGGGACAATTATTGTTTTATACTTATGTCCATCGACTAATAATTCTACTATGAAGGAAACTGCCATGGCTTTGATGTATACATTGGTGACTCCCATGCTGAACCCCTTCATCTATAGCTTGAGGAACAGAGACATGAAGATGGCCCTAATAAGAGTTATCTGcagtaagaaaatatttctgtCGTGGTAG
- the LOC116909011 gene encoding olfactory receptor 1500-like: MYLTTILGNLLIIVLVRLDSKLHTPMYLFLSNLSFSDLCFSSVTMPKLLENMQSHVPSISYAGCLTQLYFFMVFGDMESFLLVVMAYDRYVAICFPLHYTSIMSIQFCASLLALLWMLTTSNAMMHTLLMARLSFCEKNMILHFFCDISALLKLSCSDTYVNELMILIMGGLIIIIPFLLIVISYARIISSILKVPSTQGIHKVLSTCGSHLSVVSLFYGTIIGLYLCPSADNTTVKETVMAMMYTVVTPMLNPFIYSLRNRDMKRALIKVICSKKISL, from the coding sequence ATGTACCTCACCACTATCCTGGGAAACCTGTTAATCATTGTCCTTGTTCGACTGGACTCCAagctccacacacccatgtacttgtTTCTCAGCAACTTgtctttctctgacctctgcttttcctctgtcaCAATGCCCAAGTTGTTGGAGAACATGCAGAGCCATGTACCGTCTATATCCTATGCAGGCTGCCTGACACAGCTGTACTTCTTCATGGTTTTTGGAGACATGGAGAGCTTCCTTCTTGTggtcatggcctatgaccgctatgttgcCATCTGCTTTCCTTTGCATTACACCAGCATCATGAGCATCCAGTTCTGTGCCTCTCTATTGGCATTACTGTGGATGCTGACAACATCTAATGCCATGATGCACACCTTGCTCATGGCTAGATTGTCTTTTTGTGAGAAGAATATGATTCTCCACTTTTTCTGTGACATTTCTGCACTTCTGAAGTTGTCCTGCTCAGACACTTATGTTAATGAGTTGATGATACTTATCATGGGAGGGCTCATCATTATTATTCCATTCCTGCTCATTGTTATATCCTATGCCAGGATCATCTCCTCCATTCTTAAGGTTCCATCTACTCAGGGCATCCACAAAGTCCTCTCCACCTGTggttcccatctgtctgttgtgtCTCTGTTCTATGGGACAATTATTGGTCTCTACTTATGTCCATCAGCTGATAATACTACTGTGAAGGAGACTGTCATGGCTATGATGTACACAGTAGTGACTCCCATGCTGAAccccttcatctacagcctgaggaacagagaCATGAAGAGGGCCCTAATAAAAGTTATCTGCAGTAAGAAAATCTCTCTGTAA